A single region of the bacterium genome encodes:
- a CDS encoding sugar transferase, which translates to NVPLSGLGRVLKRSLDLAVAGLALVLLAPLLALIALAVLAGDGRPVLYGQVRLGRDGRRFTIRKFRTMRRDAELAGAGWSQPDDARRTRLGGFLRASSLDELPQLWNVLTGEMSLVGPRPERPEYATGFAASIPRYFERHRVRSGITGWAQVNGLRGDTPIEERTRYDLFYVENWSLAFDLKILWLTLRAVLSRKNAY; encoded by the coding sequence AAAACGTCCCCCTCTCGGGCCTCGGGCGCGTGCTCAAGCGCAGCCTGGACCTCGCCGTGGCGGGGCTCGCCCTCGTCCTGCTCGCGCCGCTCCTGGCCCTCATCGCCCTCGCCGTGCTCGCCGGCGACGGGCGGCCCGTGCTCTACGGCCAGGTCCGCCTGGGCCGCGACGGCCGCCGCTTCACGATCCGCAAGTTCCGCACGATGCGCCGGGACGCCGAGCTCGCCGGGGCTGGCTGGAGCCAGCCGGACGACGCCCGGCGCACGCGGCTGGGCGGCTTCCTGCGCGCGAGCAGCCTGGACGAGCTGCCCCAGCTCTGGAACGTGCTCACGGGCGAGATGAGCCTCGTCGGCCCGCGGCCCGAGCGGCCGGAGTACGCGACCGGTTTTGCGGCGAGCATCCCGCGCTACTTCGAGCGGCACCGGGTGCGCAGCGGCATCACGGGCTGGGCCCAGGTCAACGGGCTGCGCGGCGACACGCCGATCGAGGAGCGCACGCGCTACGACCTCTTCTACGTCGAGAACTGGTCCCTGGCCTTCGACCTGAAGATCCTCTGGCTCACGCTCCGCGCCGTCCTCTCGCGCAAGAACGCCTACTGA
- a CDS encoding uridine kinase: MQRAPVVIGIAGGTGSGKTSVALKLKSYFTHERVVLLHHDSYYHDNSHLPPAARERINYDHPEAFQTDLLIEHLDRLRAGETIVQPRYDYESHSRLAAGTPIAPADIILLEGILVLEHEALRRRMDIRIYIDADPDERFIRRLQRDIRNRERTVHSIIEQYQSTVRPMHLRFVEPSKRYADLIVPEGVHNAVAIDLLVAKIRDELARRKAADAAAEGRS, from the coding sequence ATGCAGCGCGCACCGGTCGTCATCGGCATTGCGGGGGGCACGGGATCGGGCAAGACGAGCGTGGCCCTCAAGCTCAAGAGCTACTTCACGCACGAGCGGGTGGTGCTCCTGCACCACGACTCCTACTACCACGACAACAGCCACCTGCCCCCGGCGGCGCGCGAGCGGATCAACTACGACCACCCGGAGGCCTTCCAGACCGACCTCCTGATCGAGCACCTCGATCGCCTGCGCGCGGGCGAGACGATCGTCCAGCCGCGCTACGACTACGAGTCCCATTCCCGGCTGGCCGCGGGCACGCCCATCGCGCCGGCGGACATCATCCTGCTCGAGGGCATCCTCGTCCTCGAGCACGAGGCACTGCGCCGGCGGATGGACATCCGCATCTACATCGACGCCGATCCGGACGAGCGCTTCATTCGCCGCCTGCAGCGGGACATCCGCAACCGCGAGCGCACGGTGCACTCGATCATCGAGCAGTACCAGAGCACCGTGCGACCCATGCACCTGCGTTTCGTCGAGCCCTCCAAGCGCTACGCCGACCTCATCGTGCCCGAGGGCGTGCACAACGCGGTGGCCATCGATCTCCTCGTCGCGAAGATCCGCGACGAGCTGGCGCGCCGGAAGGCCGCGGACGCCGCCGCGGAGGGCCGGTCTTGA
- a CDS encoding decaprenyl-phosphate phosphoribosyltransferase yields the protein MSAPRAFFVSLRPRQWTKNLLVLLGIVFAGHAGEPALLGRSLAATFVFCLLSGAIYLFNDRVDLAKDRLHPLKRRRPLAAGQLPAAWVAPGIALPLVLALGGAVWLGRNFLACALVFLALNALYTLWLKHQVILDAFGIALNFVLRAVAGVAVLAPHIVTGFADGNEQGSVLLSPWLLVCTFFGALFLAFAKRRSELVALAAPEDHRPVLSRYSAGLLDQLLGLSAGIVILAYALYTLWPSTVARYGAGWLVSNLFVTFGVMRYLFLTQRAEGTGDPSEILLRDRPIFGAALGWLLLALWTAGLGG from the coding sequence TTGAGTGCGCCGCGCGCCTTCTTCGTCTCCCTGCGCCCGCGCCAGTGGACGAAGAACCTGCTCGTCCTCCTGGGCATCGTCTTCGCCGGGCATGCCGGCGAGCCGGCGCTGCTGGGGCGCAGCCTGGCGGCGACCTTCGTCTTCTGTCTGCTCTCGGGGGCGATCTACCTGTTCAACGACCGCGTCGACCTGGCCAAGGATCGCCTGCACCCGCTCAAGCGCCGGCGGCCGCTGGCGGCGGGGCAGCTGCCGGCGGCCTGGGTGGCGCCGGGCATCGCCCTGCCGCTCGTCCTGGCGCTGGGCGGCGCCGTCTGGCTCGGGCGCAACTTCCTCGCCTGCGCGCTGGTCTTCCTCGCCCTCAACGCGCTCTACACGCTGTGGCTGAAGCACCAGGTGATCCTCGACGCCTTCGGGATCGCCCTCAACTTCGTGCTGCGGGCGGTCGCTGGCGTGGCCGTCCTCGCCCCGCACATCGTCACCGGCTTCGCCGACGGCAACGAGCAGGGCTCGGTGCTCCTGTCCCCCTGGCTCCTCGTCTGTACCTTCTTCGGCGCCCTCTTCCTGGCCTTCGCCAAGCGCCGCAGCGAGCTCGTCGCCCTGGCCGCTCCGGAAGACCACCGGCCCGTGCTCAGCCGCTACAGCGCGGGTCTCCTCGATCAGCTCCTCGGCCTCTCGGCGGGCATCGTGATCCTCGCCTACGCGCTCTACACGCTGTGGCCGAGCACCGTGGCCCGCTACGGCGCCGGCTGGCTGGTCTCCAATCTCTTCGTGACCTTCGGCGTCATGCGCTACCTGTTCCTGACCCAGCGCGCCGAGGGTACGGGCGACCCGTCCGAGATCCTCCTGCGCGACCGGCCCATCTTCGGCGCCGCCCTCGGCTGGCTCCTGCTCGCCCTCTGGACCGCGGGGTTGGGGGGATGA
- the ispE gene encoding 4-(cytidine 5'-diphospho)-2-C-methyl-D-erythritol kinase produces the protein MSQGGSSLRALAPAKLNLGLEVQRRRPDGFHEIETIYQSLDWGDRLEFSKLPTGKGLRLERQGLSLPDGPDNSLRRAHALLERACPGAMGGTRIRLDKRIPLGAGLGGGSSDGATALLGLKRLWDLDLSPAALAGLALELGSDAPFFLLGGTAVGRGRGERLEPLPALRQGAFTLVNPGFPVSTAWAYEHLRLGLTGNPYRVSIEQVKAYLSRFPAPGMVLRNRLEDVVFPAYPVLFDIVKALEEAGAVHALMSGSGATIFGSFPDREAAGRAGALLAARWQTWVAAPGPQGILFD, from the coding sequence ATGAGCCAGGGCGGGAGTAGCCTGCGGGCCCTGGCTCCCGCCAAGCTGAACCTCGGCCTCGAGGTCCAGCGCCGCCGCCCCGACGGCTTCCACGAGATCGAGACGATCTACCAGAGCCTGGACTGGGGGGACCGCCTCGAATTCTCCAAGCTCCCGACCGGCAAGGGTTTGCGGCTCGAAAGGCAGGGCCTGTCGCTGCCCGACGGCCCGGACAACAGCCTGCGGCGGGCCCACGCCCTGCTGGAGAGGGCCTGTCCGGGAGCGATGGGGGGCACCCGCATCCGACTCGACAAGCGCATCCCCCTGGGCGCCGGGCTCGGGGGCGGAAGCAGCGATGGCGCCACCGCCCTCCTCGGGCTCAAGCGCCTCTGGGACCTGGACTTGAGCCCGGCGGCCCTGGCCGGGCTCGCCCTGGAACTGGGCAGCGATGCCCCCTTCTTCCTCCTGGGCGGGACGGCGGTGGGTCGCGGCCGGGGCGAGCGCCTGGAGCCTCTGCCCGCCCTGCGCCAGGGCGCCTTCACCCTGGTCAATCCGGGATTTCCGGTCTCCACCGCCTGGGCCTATGAGCATTTGCGATTGGGCTTGACAGGGAATCCATATCGGGTTAGCATCGAACAAGTTAAGGCATATCTGTCGCGCTTCCCCGCCCCGGGAATGGTGCTCCGCAACCGTCTGGAGGACGTCGTCTTTCCCGCCTATCCGGTGCTCTTCGACATCGTGAAGGCCCTGGAGGAGGCGGGTGCCGTGCACGCGCTCATGAGCGGCAGCGGCGCGACGATCTTCGGCAGCTTTCCGGACCGGGAAGCGGCGGGACGGGCGGGGGCCCTGCTGGCGGCACGCTGGCAGACCTGGGTGGCGGCACCCGGGCCCCAGGGGATCCTGTTCGACTGA
- the spoVG gene encoding septation regulator SpoVG — protein MEITEVRISLRNDDKLKAFASVTFDDCFVVRGLKIIEGAGGSTFVAMPSRKRNDGTYQDIAHPVNNQTRQKIEARILSEYAKEVARLEAGEASYSSGDDH, from the coding sequence ATGGAGATCACCGAGGTCCGCATCTCCCTGCGCAATGACGACAAGCTCAAGGCCTTCGCCAGCGTGACTTTCGACGACTGCTTCGTGGTTCGCGGGCTGAAGATCATCGAAGGCGCGGGCGGCAGTACCTTCGTGGCCATGCCGAGCCGGAAGCGCAATGACGGGACCTACCAGGACATCGCCCATCCCGTCAACAACCAGACCCGACAAAAGATCGAGGCGCGCATCCTCAGCGAGTACGCGAAGGAAGTCGCCCGGTTGGAAGCGGGAGAGGCAAGCTACTCCTCGGGCGACGACCACTAA
- a CDS encoding ribose-phosphate pyrophosphokinase, whose amino-acid sequence MFSSREDLCLITGTANRPLAERIARYVGRSLTETTIARFADGEIYAHIQENIRGVDAFIIQSTPAPADNLMELLILIDACKRASAQRVTAVIPYLGYARQDRKDKPRVAITAKLVANLITSAGADRGLTMDLHTPQIQGFFDIPLDHLFAAPVLLDYVERLKLQRPVVVAPDVGSVKMARAFAKRLSAELAVVDKRRSSPNVSETMTLIGEVDGRDVIIVDDLIDTAGTLANAASLCMARGARSVRAAATHGLLSGQARQRLDDSPLEIVAITNTLDRDGAELPARIEILDVAPLLGEAIRRIHNAESVSSLFV is encoded by the coding sequence ATGTTCTCTTCGCGTGAAGACCTCTGCCTGATCACCGGCACCGCCAACCGGCCCCTGGCCGAACGCATCGCGCGCTACGTCGGCCGCAGTCTGACGGAGACGACGATCGCGCGCTTCGCCGACGGCGAAATCTACGCGCACATCCAGGAGAACATCCGCGGCGTCGACGCCTTCATCATCCAGTCGACGCCGGCGCCCGCCGACAACCTCATGGAGCTGCTCATCCTCATCGACGCCTGCAAGCGCGCCAGCGCCCAGCGCGTGACGGCGGTGATCCCCTACCTGGGCTACGCCCGCCAGGACCGCAAGGACAAGCCGCGCGTGGCGATCACGGCCAAGCTCGTCGCCAACCTGATCACCAGCGCTGGCGCGGACCGCGGCCTGACGATGGACCTGCACACGCCGCAGATCCAGGGCTTCTTCGACATCCCCCTCGACCACCTCTTCGCCGCACCCGTGCTGCTCGACTACGTCGAGCGCCTGAAGCTCCAGCGGCCGGTGGTGGTGGCGCCCGACGTCGGCAGCGTCAAGATGGCCCGCGCCTTCGCCAAGCGGCTGAGCGCGGAGCTGGCCGTGGTGGACAAGCGTCGCAGCTCGCCGAACGTCTCCGAGACGATGACCCTGATCGGCGAGGTGGACGGCCGAGACGTCATCATCGTCGACGACCTCATCGACACGGCCGGTACCCTGGCCAACGCGGCCAGCCTCTGCATGGCCCGCGGCGCCCGCTCGGTGCGGGCGGCCGCCACCCACGGCCTCCTCTCGGGCCAGGCCCGCCAGCGCCTGGACGACTCCCCGCTGGAGATCGTGGCGATCACCAACACCCTCGACCGCGACGGCGCCGAGCTGCCGGCGCGGATCGAGATTCTCGACGTCGCCCCCTTGCTGGGGGAGGCGATTCGGCGCATACATAACGCCGAATCCGTCAGCTCACTCTTCGTCTGA
- a CDS encoding 50S ribosomal protein L25 — MQTLELKAAARPGTGKSVTRKLRAQGTLPATLYGGVGEALNLTVPALDFDLLYRAREGSNFILNLSVDGAAPVLSIVRERQRHPVTGRVIHVDFQRISLDKPIHVEVPVHIVGESRAIKDFGGILEHLLRRVQISCLPADIPDAIEVDISELRLNESVHVSDLTVPNVEFLAEPARAVASIAAPRLTKGAGETAAAEGAEGEGADAKDAGKA; from the coding sequence ATGCAGACTCTGGAACTCAAGGCCGCCGCCCGCCCGGGCACCGGCAAGTCCGTCACCCGCAAGCTGCGCGCCCAGGGCACCCTGCCGGCCACCCTCTATGGAGGCGTGGGCGAGGCGCTGAACCTCACCGTGCCCGCTCTCGATTTCGACCTGCTCTACCGCGCCCGCGAAGGCAGCAATTTCATCCTCAATCTCAGCGTGGATGGGGCGGCGCCGGTCCTGAGCATCGTCCGCGAGCGGCAGCGCCACCCGGTGACGGGCCGCGTCATCCACGTCGACTTCCAGCGGATCAGCCTGGACAAGCCGATCCACGTCGAGGTGCCCGTCCACATCGTCGGCGAGTCGCGGGCGATCAAGGACTTCGGCGGCATCCTCGAGCACCTGCTGCGCCGGGTGCAGATCAGCTGCCTGCCGGCCGACATCCCCGACGCCATCGAGGTGGACATCAGCGAGCTGCGCCTGAACGAGTCCGTCCACGTCTCCGACTTGACGGTGCCGAACGTGGAGTTCCTCGCCGAGCCGGCGCGGGCGGTGGCGAGCATCGCGGCGCCGCGCCTGACCAAGGGCGCCGGCGAGACGGCCGCCGCCGAGGGCGCCGAGGGCGAGGGCGCCGATGCGAAGGACGCTGGCAAGGCTTAG
- a CDS encoding aminoacyl-tRNA hydrolase, giving the protein MRRTLARLRQRFLGPCLDYAELTAIVIGLGNPGRRNAATRHNLGWRVVERCAAGARLDFQPGRGDFFATRWRRPEGDALLVLPTTFMNRSGEAGRQLLGLSGLTPARCLVVADDLDLPLGRLRLRAQGGPGGHGGLVSLAAAWGEAAFPRLRLGIGRPPAPPAGEAGDAVTHVLGPFAPEEAAQVAAVVDAGAEAVDCFLAEGLERAASRFNPRAIA; this is encoded by the coding sequence ATGCGAAGGACGCTGGCAAGGCTTAGGCAGCGCTTCCTCGGGCCCTGCCTGGACTACGCGGAGCTCACCGCCATCGTCATCGGCCTGGGCAACCCGGGTCGCCGCAACGCGGCGACCCGGCACAACCTTGGCTGGCGCGTGGTCGAGCGCTGCGCAGCGGGCGCGCGGCTGGACTTCCAGCCGGGCCGGGGCGACTTCTTCGCCACCCGCTGGCGGCGCCCGGAGGGCGACGCCCTGCTCGTCCTGCCCACGACCTTCATGAACCGCAGCGGCGAGGCCGGCCGCCAGCTCCTCGGGCTGAGCGGCCTGACGCCCGCCCGCTGCCTGGTCGTCGCCGACGACCTGGACCTGCCGCTGGGCCGCCTGCGCCTGCGCGCTCAGGGCGGTCCGGGCGGTCACGGTGGCCTCGTCTCCCTGGCCGCAGCCTGGGGGGAGGCCGCCTTCCCGCGCCTGCGGCTGGGCATCGGGCGGCCGCCTGCCCCGCCGGCGGGCGAGGCCGGCGACGCGGTCACCCACGTCCTGGGCCCCTTCGCGCCGGAGGAAGCGGCGCAGGTGGCGGCGGTGGTGGACGCGGGCGCCGAGGCCGTCGACTGCTTCCTCGCCGAGGGCCTGGAGCGGGCGGCCAGCCGCTTCAACCCCCGCGCGATCGCCTGA
- the rpsF gene encoding 30S ribosomal protein S6, which produces MPGWPRAGRALFPAPRPGQTGDRQSEGRKALRAYECLYIVHPGADGAELEKSAAKFSELITGKGGAVRKTDVWGKRQLAYPIQKFTDGSYILLRFDAEPATIAELEFRLRVDDRVLRYMTCYEVPEGTGRSEELMQLTERKERDRRGRGRGPRGRGPRPGGRGPRDEGGRDGQGDQEAPRAAARDLDDDSDEGEDD; this is translated from the coding sequence ATGCCTGGCTGGCCACGCGCCGGCCGCGCCCTGTTTCCGGCGCCCCGCCCGGGGCAGACCGGAGACCGCCAGTCCGAAGGGAGGAAGGCATTGAGGGCCTACGAGTGTCTCTACATCGTCCATCCCGGCGCCGATGGCGCCGAGTTGGAGAAGTCCGCCGCCAAGTTCAGTGAGCTGATCACCGGCAAGGGCGGCGCCGTCCGCAAGACGGACGTCTGGGGCAAGCGCCAGCTCGCCTATCCGATCCAGAAGTTCACCGACGGCAGCTACATCCTGCTGCGCTTCGACGCCGAGCCGGCAACGATCGCCGAGCTCGAGTTCCGCCTGCGCGTGGATGACCGCGTGCTCCGTTACATGACCTGCTACGAGGTGCCCGAGGGTACCGGCCGCAGCGAGGAGCTGATGCAGCTCACCGAGCGCAAGGAGCGCGACCGCCGCGGACGCGGCCGTGGTCCCCGTGGCCGCGGCCCCCGTCCGGGCGGGCGCGGCCCGCGCGATGAGGGTGGGCGCGACGGGCAGGGCGACCAGGAAGCGCCCCGGGCCGCGGCTCGGGATCTGGACGATGACTCCGACGAAGGGGAGGACGACTGA
- the rpsR gene encoding 30S ribosomal protein S18, with translation MPRIRRKKKKARKWTGRKKPCKFCITHIDEVDYKHQELLVRFVNDRGKIAPRRITGTCDRHQRILVTGIKRARYIALLPYVREHWR, from the coding sequence ATGCCCCGCATCCGCCGCAAGAAGAAGAAGGCACGCAAGTGGACGGGGCGGAAGAAGCCCTGCAAGTTCTGCATCACGCACATCGACGAGGTGGACTACAAGCACCAGGAGCTGCTGGTGCGCTTCGTCAATGACCGCGGCAAGATCGCGCCCCGGCGCATCACCGGTACCTGCGACCGCCACCAGCGCATTCTGGTGACGGGCATCAAGCGGGCTCGCTACATCGCGCTCCTGCCCTACGTGCGCGAGCACTGGCGCTAG
- a CDS encoding 50S ribosomal protein L9: MEILLKETVENLGKRGDRVNVAKGYFRNYLSPRGLAVLATEGNLRALAEESRVRARKDRKFVAAAQELRGRLDGLRLEFKGQITEEGRLYGSVNAQAIARELHARGFAIEPGQIELAEHLKELGEHAVVVKLHRGEGVEATLRVTVAPEE; the protein is encoded by the coding sequence ATGGAGATCCTGCTGAAGGAGACCGTGGAGAACCTCGGCAAGCGAGGCGATCGCGTGAACGTGGCCAAGGGCTACTTCCGCAACTACCTGAGCCCGCGCGGGCTCGCGGTGCTCGCCACCGAGGGCAACCTGCGTGCGCTGGCCGAGGAGAGCCGCGTCCGCGCCCGCAAGGACCGCAAGTTCGTGGCGGCCGCCCAGGAGCTGCGCGGCCGCCTCGACGGCCTGCGCCTGGAGTTCAAGGGCCAGATCACGGAGGAGGGCCGGCTCTACGGCTCCGTGAACGCCCAGGCCATCGCCCGCGAGCTGCATGCCCGCGGCTTCGCGATCGAGCCCGGGCAGATCGAGCTCGCCGAGCACCTCAAGGAGCTGGGCGAGCACGCGGTCGTCGTCAAGCTGCACCGCGGCGAGGGCGTGGAAGCGACCCTGCGCGTCACG